Proteins from a single region of Streptococcus mitis:
- the nrdR gene encoding transcriptional regulator NrdR, giving the protein MRCPKCGATKSSVIDSRQAEEGNTIRRRRECDECQHRFTTYERVEERTLVVVKKDGTREQFSRDKIFNGIIRSAQKRPVSSDEINMVVNRIEQKLRGRNENEIQSEDIGSLVMEELAELDEITYVRFASVYRSFKDVSELESLLQQITQSSKKKKER; this is encoded by the coding sequence ATGCGTTGTCCAAAATGTGGGGCTACCAAGTCAAGTGTTATCGATAGTCGCCAAGCTGAAGAAGGGAACACCATTCGTAGAAGACGTGAGTGCGATGAATGCCAGCACCGTTTTACAACCTACGAACGGGTAGAAGAAAGAACCTTAGTGGTTGTTAAAAAAGATGGCACGCGGGAACAATTCTCCAGAGATAAAATCTTTAATGGGATTATCCGCTCAGCCCAGAAACGTCCTGTGTCAAGTGATGAAATCAACATGGTAGTCAATCGTATCGAACAGAAACTCCGTGGTCGAAATGAAAATGAAATTCAAAGTGAGGACATTGGTTCACTCGTCATGGAGGAGTTGGCTGAATTGGATGAGATTACCTATGTGCGTTTTGCCAGTGTCTATCGTAGTTTTAAGGATGTCAGTGAGCTAGAGAGCCTGCTCCAACAAATCACCCAGTCCTCTAAAAAGAAAAAGGAAAGATAA
- a CDS encoding GntR family transcriptional regulator has translation MSWTFDNKKPIYLQIMEKIKLQIVSHTLEPNQQLPTVRELASEAGVNPNTIQRALSDLEREGFVYSKRTTGRFVTEDKELIAQSRKQLSEEELEHFVSSMTHFGYEKEELPGVVSDYIKGV, from the coding sequence ATGTCCTGGACATTTGACAACAAAAAACCCATCTATTTACAGATTATGGAGAAAATCAAGCTTCAGATTGTTTCCCATACACTGGAACCCAATCAACAACTTCCAACCGTGAGAGAGTTAGCTAGCGAGGCAGGTGTCAATCCCAACACCATCCAAAGAGCCTTGTCAGACCTCGAACGAGAAGGGTTTGTCTACAGTAAGCGAACAACTGGACGATTTGTGACTGAGGATAAGGAGCTAATCGCCCAATCGCGCAAACAATTATCAGAAGAAGAATTGGAACACTTCGTTTCCTCCATGACCCATTTTGGCTATGAAAAAGAAGAACTACCAGGCGTAGTCAGTGATTATATTAAAGGAGTTTAA
- a CDS encoding CidA/LrgA family protein: MKLYVQLMILFVISLIGEGISSFFHLPIPGSIIGLIILFLALQFKWLRTRHVNMVGNFLLANMTILFLPPAVGIMEKFDVIAPYLLPIVLIVFFAAVINIILIALVVQFIKRRFEGDYEKGDAK, encoded by the coding sequence ATGAAATTATATGTTCAATTAATGATTCTCTTTGTGATTTCTCTAATCGGAGAGGGGATCTCTAGTTTCTTTCATTTGCCCATCCCAGGCAGTATTATCGGTTTGATTATTCTTTTTCTAGCCCTACAATTCAAGTGGTTGAGAACCAGGCATGTCAACATGGTGGGGAATTTCTTGCTGGCCAATATGACCATTCTCTTTTTGCCGCCAGCAGTGGGAATCATGGAGAAGTTTGATGTGATTGCTCCCTATCTTTTGCCCATTGTTTTGATTGTCTTTTTTGCAGCAGTCATCAATATTATCCTCATAGCCTTGGTAGTTCAGTTCATCAAGAGACGGTTTGAGGGAGATTATGAGAAAGGAGATGCCAAATGA
- a CDS encoding ABC transporter ATP-binding protein: MSLLAFENVSKSYGATPALENVSLDIPAGKIVGLLGPNGSGKTTLIKLINGLLQPDQGRVLINDMDPSPATKAIVAYLPDTTYLNEQMKVKEALTYFKTFYKDFNLERAHHLLADLGIDENSRLKKLSKGNKEKVQLILVMSRDARLYVLDEPIGGVDPAAREYILNTIINNYSPTSTVLISTHLISDIEPILDEIVFLKDGKVVRQGNVDDIRYESGESIDQLFRQEFKA; the protein is encoded by the coding sequence ATGTCATTACTAGCATTTGAAAATGTATCCAAATCTTATGGAGCAACCCCAGCCCTTGAAAATGTTTCCCTTGACATCCCAGCTGGGAAAATTGTTGGTCTCCTTGGACCAAACGGCTCAGGGAAAACAACCCTGATTAAACTAATCAATGGCCTCTTACAACCAGATCAAGGACGTGTCCTCATCAACGATATGGACCCAAGCCCAGCAACCAAGGCCATTGTGGCTTATTTACCTGATACGACCTATCTCAATGAACAAATGAAGGTCAAAGAAGCCCTAACCTACTTCAAGACCTTCTATAAGGATTTCAATCTTGAACGCGCCCATCATTTACTTGCAGACCTAGGAATTGATGAAAATAGTCGTCTCAAGAAACTATCAAAAGGAAACAAGGAAAAGGTACAACTGATTTTGGTTATGAGCCGTGATGCTCGTCTCTATGTTCTGGACGAACCCATTGGTGGAGTGGATCCAGCAGCCCGTGAGTATATCCTCAATACTATTATCAACAACTACTCCCCAACTTCTACTGTTTTGATTTCTACCCACTTGATTTCTGATATCGAGCCAATCTTGGATGAAATTGTCTTCCTCAAAGACGGAAAAGTCGTCCGTCAAGGAAATGTAGATGATATTCGCTATGAGTCAGGTGAATCCATTGACCAACTCTTCCGTCAGGAATTTAAGGCCTAA
- a CDS encoding MarR family winged helix-turn-helix transcriptional regulator — MTYLEKWFDFNRRQKEIESLLEETIAQQSEQSLTLKEFYLLYYLDLAQEKSLRQIDLPDKLHLSPSAVSRMVARLEAKNCGLLSRRCCDQDRRSSFICLTNDGQKTLASLQKAVEESLETGLDFLL; from the coding sequence ATGACCTATTTGGAAAAATGGTTTGACTTCAATCGTCGTCAGAAAGAAATTGAAAGTCTCTTGGAAGAGACTATTGCCCAGCAGAGCGAGCAAAGTCTGACCTTGAAAGAGTTTTACCTGCTCTACTATCTGGACTTGGCTCAAGAAAAATCTCTACGCCAGATTGACCTGCCAGATAAACTTCATCTGAGTCCGAGCGCTGTTTCTCGGATGGTGGCTCGCTTGGAAGCCAAAAATTGCGGTCTACTCAGTCGCAGGTGTTGTGATCAAGATAGGCGCTCTAGCTTTATCTGCCTGACAAATGATGGGCAAAAGACACTGGCCTCGCTACAAAAGGCTGTCGAAGAAAGCTTGGAAACTGGTTTGGATTTCTTGCTTTAA
- a CDS encoding LrgB family protein, translated as MSEFVSNPLFGLALSILAYLVGMLIYRRFPHPLTTPLLLSAVFIIIFLKVTGISYQDYYQGGVYLNNLIVPSTVALGIPLYKSFHLMKHHARSILFGSLLAVVVNTSFTALVAKIFGMDFFLAISLFPKSVTTAMAVGITEKLQGLTTVTLVVVVATGILTSVIGPTLLKWLKIDDPVAVGLSLGGTGHAVGTGTAFRYGSVAGAMGGLAIGVTGILYVFVSPIVASLILS; from the coding sequence ATGAGTGAATTTGTTTCCAATCCCCTGTTTGGGCTTGCCCTGTCTATCCTAGCTTATCTAGTGGGAATGCTGATTTACAGACGTTTTCCCCATCCATTGACAACGCCCTTGCTTTTGTCAGCTGTTTTCATTATTATCTTTCTAAAGGTGACGGGTATTTCTTACCAAGATTACTACCAAGGTGGGGTTTATTTGAACAACTTGATTGTTCCATCGACCGTGGCTCTAGGGATTCCGCTTTATAAGAGTTTTCACTTGATGAAGCACCATGCACGGAGTATTCTCTTTGGTAGTCTGTTAGCAGTAGTTGTCAATACCTCTTTCACAGCCCTTGTAGCTAAGATTTTTGGAATGGACTTTTTCCTAGCCATTTCTCTCTTTCCTAAGTCAGTAACAACCGCCATGGCAGTGGGAATCACAGAAAAATTGCAAGGTTTGACGACTGTGACCTTGGTCGTTGTAGTCGCAACTGGTATTTTAACCAGTGTGATCGGACCAACCCTTTTGAAGTGGTTGAAAATAGATGATCCAGTAGCTGTTGGTCTTTCCCTTGGAGGGACAGGCCACGCAGTTGGAACGGGAACAGCCTTCCGATACGGCTCTGTAGCAGGAGCCATGGGTGGTTTGGCTATCGGTGTCACCGGTATTCTCTATGTCTTTGTCAGCCCTATTGTAGCCAGTTTGATATTGAGTTAA
- the trxA gene encoding thioredoxin: MAKAITDATFEQETKDGLVLVDFWATWCGPCRMQGPILDKLSEELSEDVLKIVKMDVDENPNTARAFGIMSIPTLLFKKDGQVVKQVAGVHTAEQIKAIVAELS, encoded by the coding sequence ATGGCAAAAGCAATTACAGATGCAACATTCGAACAAGAAACAAAAGACGGTTTGGTCTTGGTAGACTTCTGGGCAACTTGGTGTGGTCCATGTCGCATGCAAGGTCCAATCTTGGATAAATTGTCTGAAGAACTTTCAGAAGATGTCTTGAAAATCGTTAAAATGGACGTTGATGAAAATCCAAACACAGCTCGTGCCTTTGGAATCATGTCTATCCCAACTCTTCTCTTCAAAAAAGACGGCCAAGTGGTGAAACAAGTTGCTGGTGTTCACACAGCAGAACAAATCAAGGCCATCGTTGCTGAATTGAGCTAA
- the der gene encoding ribosome biogenesis GTPase Der: protein MALPTIAIVGRPNVGKSTLFNRIAGERISIVEDVEGVTRDRIYATGEWLNRSFSMIDTGGIDDVDAPFMEQIKHQAEIAMEEADVIVFVVSGKEGITDADEYVARKLYKTHKPVILAVNKVDNPEMRNDIYDFYALGLGEPLPISSVHGIGTGDVLDAIVENLPNEYEEENPDVIKFSLIGRPNVGKSSLINAILGEDRVIASPVAGTTRDAIDTHFTDTDGQEFTMIDTAGMRKSGKVYENTEKYSVMRAMRAIDRSDVVLMVINAEEGIREYDKRIAGFAHEAGKGMIIVVNKWDTLEKDNHTMKNWEEDIREQFQYLPYAPIIFVSALTKQRLHKLPEMIKQISESQNTRIPSAVLNDVIMDAIAINPTPTDKGKRLKIFYATQVATKPPTFVIFVNEEELMHFSYLRFLENQIRKAFVFEGTPIHLIARKRK, encoded by the coding sequence ATGGCCCTACCAACTATTGCCATTGTAGGACGTCCCAATGTTGGGAAATCAACCCTATTTAATCGGATCGCTGGTGAGCGAATCTCCATTGTAGAAGATGTCGAAGGAGTGACACGTGACCGTATCTATGCGACGGGTGAGTGGCTCAATCGTTCCTTTAGCATGATTGATACAGGAGGAATCGATGATGTCGATGCTCCTTTCATGGAACAAATCAAGCACCAGGCAGAAATTGCCATGGAAGAAGCCGATGTTATCGTCTTTGTCGTGTCTGGTAAGGAAGGAATTACCGATGCAGACGAATACGTAGCCCGTAAGCTTTATAAGACCCATAAACCAGTTATCCTTGCGGTTAACAAGGTGGACAACCCTGAAATGAGAAATGATATCTATGATTTCTATGCTCTCGGTTTGGGTGAACCGCTGCCTATCTCATCTGTCCATGGTATCGGTACAGGGGATGTGTTAGATGCTATTGTAGAAAATCTTCCAAATGAATATGAAGAAGAAAACCCAGATGTCATTAAGTTTAGCTTGATTGGTCGTCCCAATGTTGGAAAATCAAGCTTAATCAATGCTATTTTGGGAGAAGACCGTGTCATTGCTAGTCCTGTTGCTGGAACAACGCGTGACGCCATTGATACCCACTTTACAGATACAGATGGTCAAGAGTTTACCATGATTGATACGGCTGGTATGCGTAAGTCTGGTAAGGTTTATGAAAATACTGAGAAATATTCTGTCATGCGTGCCATGCGTGCTATTGACCGTTCAGATGTGGTCTTAATGGTCATCAATGCGGAAGAAGGCATTCGTGAATACGATAAGCGTATCGCAGGATTTGCCCATGAAGCTGGTAAAGGGATGATTATCGTGGTCAACAAGTGGGATACACTTGAAAAAGACAACCACACCATGAAAAACTGGGAAGAAGATATTCGTGAGCAGTTCCAATACCTGCCTTACGCACCGATTATCTTTGTATCAGCCTTGACTAAGCAACGTCTCCACAAACTTCCTGAGATGATCAAGCAAATCAGTGAAAGTCAAAATACACGTATTCCATCAGCTGTCTTGAACGATGTGATTATGGATGCCATTGCCATCAACCCAACACCGACAGACAAAGGGAAACGTCTTAAGATTTTCTATGCGACCCAAGTGGCAACCAAACCACCAACCTTTGTCATCTTTGTCAACGAAGAAGAACTCATGCACTTTTCTTACCTGCGTTTCTTGGAAAATCAAATCCGCAAGGCCTTTGTCTTTGAAGGAACACCAATCCATCTCATCGCAAGAAAACGTAAATAA
- the queC gene encoding 7-cyano-7-deazaguanine synthase QueC gives MKRQSALVVFSGGQDSTTCLFWAKEHYETVEAVTFAYGQRHHLEIQVAQEIAKEQGIRHHILDMSLLGQITENALTSDLEIEQKEGEVPNTFVDGRNHLFLSFAAVLAKQRGIKDIVTGVCETDFSGYPDCRDVFVKSLNVTLNLAMDYDFVIQTPLMWLDKAETWELADQLGAFDYVREKTLTCYNGIIGSGCGDCPACHLRQHGLDVYLSQKGEA, from the coding sequence ATGAAACGTCAATCAGCCTTGGTCGTCTTTAGTGGCGGTCAAGATTCCACAACCTGCCTCTTCTGGGCCAAAGAACACTATGAAACAGTCGAAGCTGTCACCTTTGCCTACGGCCAACGTCATCATCTCGAAATTCAAGTTGCCCAAGAAATCGCTAAGGAACAAGGCATTCGTCATCACATCCTCGATATGTCTCTGCTGGGACAAATCACTGAAAATGCCTTGACATCAGATTTAGAAATTGAGCAAAAAGAGGGAGAGGTTCCCAATACCTTTGTTGATGGTCGCAACCACCTCTTTCTGTCCTTTGCGGCTGTTCTTGCTAAGCAACGTGGCATTAAAGACATCGTGACAGGTGTCTGTGAGACCGACTTCTCTGGCTACCCCGATTGTCGGGATGTCTTTGTCAAATCTCTTAATGTCACCCTCAACCTTGCCATGGATTACGACTTTGTTATCCAAACGCCTCTCATGTGGCTGGACAAGGCTGAAACTTGGGAGTTAGCTGACCAACTCGGTGCCTTTGACTATGTTCGTGAAAAGACCTTAACCTGCTACAACGGGATTATCGGAAGTGGCTGTGGAGATTGCCCAGCCTGCCACCTACGACAACATGGTCTAGATGTTTATCTCTCACAGAAAGGAGAGGCCTAA
- a CDS encoding replication initiation and membrane attachment family protein, whose product MKPIDRFSYLKNNRVSQDTSSLVQCYLPIIGQEALSLYLYTISFWDNGRKEYLFSSILNHLNFGMDRLLKSLKILSAFNLLTLYQNGDTYQIVIHAPLSSQDFLEHPVYRRLLEKKIGDSAVEDLKVESAEGEEIPVSLNQVFPDLAELGSQEDLGLKKKVANDFDLDHFRQLMARDGLRFADEQSDVLNLFAIAEEKKWTWFETYQLAKSTVVSQVISTKRMREKIAQKPVSSDFSPKEATIIKEAKSKTALQFLAEIKQTRKGTITQTERELLQQMAGLGLLDEVINIILLLTFNKVDSANINEKYAMKVANDYAYQKIHSAEEAVLRIRERGQKNQAQKSSKPSPTKSNVPKWSNPDYKNETSEETRLELERKKQELLARLEKGGD is encoded by the coding sequence ATGAAGCCAATTGACCGTTTTTCTTATCTAAAGAATAATCGGGTGTCACAAGATACCTCATCTCTGGTACAGTGCTACCTCCCGATTATCGGTCAGGAGGCACTGAGCCTTTATCTTTATACAATCAGTTTTTGGGATAATGGTAGAAAGGAATACCTCTTTTCAAGTATTCTCAACCATCTCAACTTTGGGATGGATAGACTGCTAAAATCCTTGAAAATCCTATCTGCTTTCAATCTCTTGACCCTCTATCAAAATGGGGATACCTATCAGATAGTTATCCATGCTCCTCTTTCAAGTCAAGATTTCTTGGAGCATCCTGTTTATCGCAGACTTTTGGAGAAAAAGATTGGCGACTCGGCTGTGGAGGATTTGAAAGTTGAGAGTGCTGAGGGAGAAGAAATACCTGTCTCACTCAATCAAGTCTTTCCAGACTTGGCAGAATTGGGAAGTCAAGAAGACCTTGGCCTCAAGAAGAAAGTGGCCAACGATTTTGACTTAGACCATTTTCGTCAGCTTATGGCTCGAGATGGGCTTCGCTTTGCGGATGAGCAGTCCGACGTCTTGAACCTCTTTGCCATTGCCGAGGAGAAGAAATGGACTTGGTTTGAGACCTATCAATTGGCTAAGTCAACAGTTGTTTCCCAGGTTATTTCAACCAAACGCATGCGGGAAAAAATCGCTCAAAAACCTGTTTCCTCTGACTTTAGTCCTAAGGAAGCAACCATTATCAAGGAAGCCAAAAGTAAAACTGCCCTGCAGTTCTTGGCAGAAATCAAGCAAACACGCAAGGGAACCATTACCCAAACAGAAAGAGAACTCTTGCAACAAATGGCTGGCTTGGGCTTGCTGGACGAAGTCATTAATATCATTCTCTTGTTGACTTTTAATAAGGTAGATTCTGCAAACATCAATGAGAAATATGCCATGAAGGTAGCCAATGACTATGCCTATCAAAAGATTCATTCGGCAGAAGAGGCAGTCTTGCGGATCCGTGAGCGTGGGCAAAAGAATCAGGCTCAAAAAAGCAGTAAACCCAGTCCTACCAAGTCCAATGTACCCAAGTGGAGCAATCCAGATTATAAGAATGAAACCAGCGAGGAAACTCGTTTGGAACTAGAACGTAAGAAACAAGAACTATTAGCTCGATTAGAAAAAGGAGGAGATTAG
- the queE gene encoding 7-carboxy-7-deazaguanine synthase QueE — protein sequence MTRERVLKLPVLEIFGPTFQGEGRAIGQKTMFVRTAGCDYHCDWCDSAFTWDGSEKPTRMTADEVIAALDKLGSYDYVTLSGGNPAILAANMAELVTKLKKRGVTLAVETQGSRWQNWLKDIDQVTLSPKPPSSKMEVNFETLDFIVSQLDPDKVTFKIPVFDDADLAFARGIQERYQPDVLFLSAGNPEPKATVNIVQDQLDRLKELWERVATDDSWGNVRVLPQLHTLLYDNQRGV from the coding sequence ATGACTAGGGAACGTGTCCTCAAACTACCAGTTCTGGAAATCTTTGGCCCAACCTTTCAAGGTGAAGGCCGTGCTATCGGGCAGAAAACCATGTTTGTCCGCACTGCCGGTTGTGACTACCACTGCGACTGGTGCGACTCTGCCTTTACTTGGGATGGTTCTGAAAAACCAACTCGTATGACGGCTGACGAGGTCATTGCTGCCTTGGATAAACTAGGTAGCTACGACTATGTAACCCTTTCTGGCGGAAATCCCGCTATCCTAGCAGCCAACATGGCTGAGCTAGTCACCAAGCTCAAGAAACGTGGTGTCACTCTGGCAGTTGAGACTCAAGGCTCCCGCTGGCAAAATTGGTTAAAAGATATCGACCAGGTTACTCTCAGTCCCAAACCTCCTTCATCCAAGATGGAGGTCAACTTCGAGACCTTAGACTTTATCGTTTCCCAATTGGATCCAGACAAGGTCACCTTTAAAATCCCTGTCTTTGACGATGCAGATTTGGCCTTTGCCAGAGGCATACAAGAACGCTACCAACCAGATGTCCTCTTCTTATCGGCTGGAAATCCTGAGCCCAAGGCCACAGTCAATATTGTCCAAGACCAACTGGACCGCCTCAAAGAACTCTGGGAACGCGTCGCTACTGACGATAGCTGGGGCAATGTCCGCGTCCTTCCTCAACTGCATACCCTCCTCTACGACAACCAACGTGGTGTTTAA
- a CDS encoding DUF4649 family protein, protein MIEITYLDASKNERTVTFESYEDFDRSQQACLIGVADYYPVQKLTYNGHDLDYHGTYGDVFFYLMKQDLSQYN, encoded by the coding sequence ATGATTGAAATTACCTATCTAGATGCCAGCAAGAACGAAAGAACTGTGACTTTCGAGTCTTATGAAGATTTTGATCGTTCACAACAAGCTTGCCTTATCGGCGTCGCAGACTACTACCCTGTCCAAAAATTAACCTACAACGGTCATGATTTGGACTACCATGGGACTTACGGAGATGTCTTCTTCTATCTCATGAAACAAGATTTAAGCCAATATAACTAA
- the queD gene encoding 6-carboxytetrahydropterin synthase QueD, protein MFFAPKEIKQETGESLVYNPHRTLVSKEFTFDAAHHLFHYEGKCKSLHGHTYHLQIAVSGFLDERGMTYDFGDIKAIYKNYLEPHLDHRYLNETLPYMNTTAENMVYWIFQTMSQELPDERGLRLEYVRLYETPTSFAEFRREWLDD, encoded by the coding sequence ATGTTTTTTGCACCCAAAGAAATCAAACAGGAAACTGGGGAGTCTCTTGTCTACAATCCTCACAGAACCTTAGTATCAAAAGAGTTTACCTTCGATGCTGCCCACCACCTCTTTCACTATGAGGGAAAATGCAAATCCCTGCACGGTCACACCTATCATCTGCAGATTGCTGTCAGTGGATTTTTAGATGAACGTGGCATGACCTACGATTTCGGAGACATCAAAGCGATCTACAAGAACTACTTAGAACCCCACTTGGATCATCGCTATCTCAATGAAACCCTTCCCTATATGAACACGACTGCTGAAAATATGGTTTACTGGATTTTCCAAACCATGAGTCAAGAGTTGCCAGACGAACGCGGTCTCCGTTTGGAATACGTTCGCCTCTATGAAACTCCGACTTCCTTTGCAGAGTTTAGACGGGAGTGGTTAGATGACTAG
- the dnaI gene encoding primosomal protein DnaI, whose translation MESVGDVLKRQPSRFHYQDLVQKIMKDPDVAAFIQQKSLTPEELNRSISKFNQYITERDKFLRGDTDYIAKGYKPILVMNHGYADVSYEETPELIAAEKEAAIKNRLKLINLPASLRKASLAQVDLDDLGRLPVFEKLLAFVEQYPTIRKGLYLYGDFGVGKSFMVAALAHDLSEKRGVSSTLLHYPSFVIDVKNAIGDGNVKTLVDELKLSEVLILDDIGAEQSTAWVRDEILQVILQYRMQENLPTFFTSNFNFEELELHFAKGKHGNDETWEARRVMERIRYLAEETRLEGVNRR comes from the coding sequence ATGGAAAGTGTCGGAGACGTACTCAAACGTCAACCTAGCCGTTTTCATTATCAAGATTTGGTCCAGAAAATCATGAAGGACCCTGATGTTGCGGCCTTTATCCAGCAAAAATCCCTTACTCCAGAGGAATTAAATCGCAGTATCTCCAAGTTTAATCAGTACATCACCGAGCGTGACAAGTTTCTCCGTGGTGATACGGATTATATTGCCAAAGGCTACAAGCCGATTTTGGTTATGAATCATGGTTATGCGGACGTTTCTTATGAAGAAACTCCTGAACTAATTGCAGCGGAAAAAGAAGCGGCTATTAAGAACCGTCTCAAGTTAATAAATCTGCCAGCTAGTCTCAGGAAAGCTAGTTTAGCTCAAGTTGACTTGGATGATTTGGGTCGCTTGCCAGTTTTTGAAAAGCTATTAGCCTTCGTGGAGCAATATCCAACTATTCGAAAAGGTCTTTACTTATATGGAGACTTTGGTGTGGGTAAAAGTTTCATGGTGGCTGCCTTAGCCCATGATTTGTCAGAAAAACGTGGAGTTTCATCAACCCTTCTTCACTATCCTAGCTTTGTCATTGATGTCAAAAATGCAATCGGTGATGGCAATGTGAAGACCTTGGTGGATGAGCTTAAGCTTTCTGAAGTCCTGATTTTAGATGACATTGGTGCCGAGCAGTCAACAGCTTGGGTGCGTGACGAAATCCTGCAGGTCATTCTCCAATATCGGATGCAGGAAAATTTACCGACCTTTTTCACCTCCAACTTCAACTTTGAAGAATTGGAGCTGCATTTCGCTAAAGGGAAACATGGAAATGACGAAACCTGGGAAGCTAGACGGGTCATGGAACGCATCCGTTATTTGGCTGAGGAGACTCGTTTAGAAGGAGTAAACCGTCGATGA
- a CDS encoding NADPH-dependent oxidoreductase, whose product MTETIKLMKAHKSVRRFKEQALPQEDLTEILTAAQMASSWKNFQSYSVIVVRSQEKKDALYELVPQEAIRQSAVFLLFVGDLNRAEKGAQLHTDNFQPQGVEGLLISSVDAALAGQNALLAAESLGYGGVIIGLVRYKSEEVAELFNLPDYTYPVFGMALGLPNEEHEVKPRLPLNQVVFEEEYQEQTVDVIEAYDRVQADYAGVRATTSWSQRLAEQFGQAEPSSTRKNLEQKKLL is encoded by the coding sequence ATGACAGAAACGATTAAACTGATGAAAGCTCATAAGTCTGTTCGAAGATTTAAGGAGCAAGCCCTTCCTCAGGAAGACTTGACCGAAATCCTGACAGCAGCCCAGATGGCCTCGTCTTGGAAGAATTTCCAATCCTACTCTGTGATTGTAGTACGAAGTCAAGAAAAGAAAGATGCCTTGTATGAATTGGTACCTCAAGAAGCCATTCGCCAGTCTGCTGTTTTCCTTCTCTTTGTCGGAGATTTGAACCGAGCGGAAAAGGGAGCCCAGCTTCATACTGACAACTTCCAACCTCAAGGTGTAGAAGGTCTCTTGATTAGTTCAGTCGATGCGGCTCTTGCTGGTCAAAATGCCCTGCTGGCAGCTGAAAGCTTGGGCTATGGTGGTGTTATTATTGGCTTGGTGCGTTACAAGTCAGAAGAGGTGGCAGAGCTTTTTAACCTGCCTGACTATACCTATCCTGTCTTTGGGATGGCACTGGGTCTTCCAAATGAAGAACATGAAGTCAAACCTCGCTTGCCATTGAATCAAGTGGTATTTGAGGAAGAATATCAGGAACAAACAGTTGATGTGATTGAGGCTTATGACCGGGTACAGGCGGACTATGCTGGAGTGCGTGCGACCACAAGCTGGAGTCAGCGCCTAGCAGAACAGTTTGGTCAAGCAGAACCAAGCTCAACTAGAAAAAATCTTGAACAGAAGAAGCTATTGTAG